The Chiroxiphia lanceolata isolate bChiLan1 chromosome 4, bChiLan1.pri, whole genome shotgun sequence genome contains a region encoding:
- the ATP6V1B1 gene encoding V-type proton ATPase subunit B, kidney isoform isoform X2, protein MGSKAIVQVFEGTSGIDAKQTSCEFTGDILRTPVSEDMLGRVFNGSAKPIDSGPPVMAEDFLDINGQPINPHGRIYPEEMIQTGISPIDVMNSIARGQKIPIFSAAGLPHNEIAAQICRQAGLVKKSKDVVDYHEDNFAIVFAAMGVNMETARFFKSDFEENGSMENVCLFLNLANDPTIERIITPRLALTTAEFLAYQCEKHVLVILTDMSSYAEALREVSAAREEVPGRRGFPGYMYTDLATIYERAGRVEGRNGSITQIPILTMPNDDITHPIPDLTGFITEGQIYVDRQLHNRQIYPPINVLPSLSRLMKSAIGEGMTRKDHGDVSNQLYACYAIGKDVQAMKAVVGEEALSADDLLYLEFLHKFEKQFISQGPYENRSIFESLDLGWQLLRIFPKQLLKRIPENILAEFYPREAKVPGQGPVGTAL, encoded by the exons ATGGGCTCCAAAGCCATCGTCCAG GTGTTTGAGGGAACATCTGGGATCGACGCCAAGCAAACCTCCTGCGAGTTCACGGGGGACATCCTGCGCACCCCCGTGTCCGAGGACATGCTGG GTCGGGTGTTCAACGGCTCCGCCAAACCCATCGACAGCGGCCCCCCGGTGATGGCCGAGGACTTCCTGGACATCAACG GCCAGCCCATCAACCCCCACGGGCGCATCTACCCCGAGGAGATGATCCAGACCGGGATCTCGCCCATCGACGTCATGAACAGCATCGCCCGCGGGCAGAAGATCCCCATCTTCTCTGCTGCCGGGCTGCCCCACAACGAG ATCGCGGCGCAGATCTGTCGCCAGGCGGGGCTGGTGAAGAAGTCCAAGGATGTGGTGGATTACCACGAGGACAACTTCGCCATCGTCTTCGCCGCCATgggg GTGAACATGGAGACCGCCCGGTTCTTCAAGTCGGACTTTGAGGAGAACGGCTCCATGGAGAACGTGTGCCTGTTCCTCAACCTGGCCAACGACCCCAC GATCGAGAGGATCATCACCCCCCGCCTGGCGCTCACCACGGCCGAGTTCCTGGCCTACCAGTGCGAGAAGCACGTGCTGGTGATCCTGACCGACATGAGCTCCTACGCCGAGGCCCTGCGGGAG GTGTCGGCAGCCCGGGAGGAGGTTCCGGGCCGGCGCGGCTTCCCGGGCTACATGTACACGGACCTGGCCACCATCTACGAGCGGGCGGGGCGGGTGGAGGGCAGGAACGGCTCCATCACCCAGATCCCCATCCTCACCATGCCCAACGACG ACATCACCCACCCCATCCCCGACCTGACGGGTTTCATCACCGAGGGGCAGATCTACGTGGACCGGCAACTCCACAACCGGCAG ATCTACCCCCCCATCAACGTCCTGCCGTCCCTGTCCCGGCTGATGAAATCGGCCATCGGGGAGGGAATGACCAGGAAGGACCACGGGGACGTCTCCAACCAGCTG TACGCCTGCTATGCCATCGGGAAGGACGTGCAGGCCATGAAGGCGGTGGTGGGGGAGGAGGCTCTGTCTGCCGATGACCTGCTGTACCTGGAGTTCCTGCACAAGTTCGAGAAGCAGTTCATCTCCCAGG GCCCCTACGAGAACCGGAGCATCTTCGAGTCCCTGGAcctgggctggcagctcctgcgCATCTTCcccaagcagctgctgaagcGGATCCCGGAGAACATCCTGGCCGAGTTCTACCCCCGCGAGGCCAAGGTGCCCGGGCAGGGCCCGGTGGGCACGGCCCTGTga